One stretch of Narcine bancroftii isolate sNarBan1 chromosome 8, sNarBan1.hap1, whole genome shotgun sequence DNA includes these proteins:
- the nxt2 gene encoding NTF2-related export protein 2 isoform X1 codes for MAGSLDFKTHADQACRAADVFVNIYYETMDKRRRGLTKLYLDTATLVWNGNTISGHQALTEFFEMLPSSDFQVNMLDCQPVHELATQGQTTVLVVTCGTVKFDGNKQRYFNQNFLLTAQVTPQNTVWKIASDCFRFQDWAN; via the exons ATGGCTGGTTCCCTG GACTTCAAAACTCATGCGGACCAGGCATGCAGAGCAGCAGATGTATTTGTCAACATTTATTATGAAACAATGGACAAAAGAAGAAGA GGGTTAACAAAATTGTATCTGGACACAGCAACCTTGGTTTGGAATGGTAACACAATTTCAGGCCATCAAGCGCTCACTGAATTTTTCGAAATGTTGCCTTCTAGTGATTTCCAAGTAAACATGTTGGACTGTCAGCCAGTTCATG aaCTTGCTACTCAGGGGCAGACCACTGTACTTGTGGTCACCTGTGGCACAGTGAAATTTGATGGAAACAAACAGCGATACTTCAATCAAAACTTTTTACTTACTGCACAAGTAACCCCACAAAATACCGTGTGGAAAATTGCAAGTGATTGTTTCCGCTTTCAGGACTGGGCCAATTAA